A stretch of the Arthrobacter sp. PAMC 25486 genome encodes the following:
- a CDS encoding MFS transporter encodes MPLGLIALAIGGFGIGLTEFIIMGLLPEVATDFNVSEATAAWFITGYALSVVVGALLLTAAVTRLPRKPVLASLMILFIVGNLLCAVSPDYLTMMIGRVIAALCHGAFFGIGAVVAADMVAPSKKAGAIAIMFTGLTAANVLGVPFGTFLGQQAGWRATFWAITVIGVIALIGILALVPNLANEQRAAGLRGELRAFKSRQVWLSITVTVLGYGGMFGAFTYIAYTLTDVSGFASSTVPWLLVLFGGGLFVGNTLGGKAADKNVDKTLLVVLSMLMLILVLFALTATNQITTIASLFLMGGFGFATVPGLQMRVMKYATAAPTLASGANIGAFNIGNALGAWLGGVTITAGLGYTSPIWAGAGLTVLAIIVMAFAAANGRKLAASEPRPAGAVEPEPAHAVVPSKVPAL; translated from the coding sequence ATGCCCCTCGGCCTGATAGCCCTCGCCATCGGAGGGTTCGGCATCGGACTCACCGAGTTCATCATCATGGGGCTGCTCCCCGAGGTTGCCACGGATTTCAATGTCAGCGAAGCCACCGCAGCCTGGTTCATCACAGGCTACGCACTCAGCGTGGTCGTCGGTGCGCTGCTTCTGACAGCGGCTGTTACCCGGCTGCCCCGCAAGCCCGTCCTTGCCAGCCTGATGATCCTGTTCATTGTGGGCAACTTGCTCTGCGCAGTCTCACCCGACTACCTCACCATGATGATCGGGCGCGTAATCGCGGCACTTTGTCACGGCGCGTTCTTTGGCATTGGCGCCGTTGTGGCCGCCGACATGGTGGCCCCCAGCAAGAAGGCCGGAGCCATCGCCATCATGTTCACCGGCCTGACGGCTGCAAACGTGTTGGGTGTCCCGTTCGGCACCTTCCTGGGACAGCAGGCCGGATGGCGTGCAACGTTCTGGGCCATCACCGTCATCGGCGTGATCGCGCTGATCGGCATTCTGGCTTTGGTGCCCAACTTGGCCAATGAACAAAGGGCCGCCGGGCTGCGCGGAGAGCTGCGGGCGTTCAAATCCCGTCAGGTCTGGCTGTCAATCACCGTCACGGTGCTCGGCTATGGCGGCATGTTTGGTGCTTTCACCTACATTGCGTACACGTTGACGGACGTCTCGGGCTTCGCGAGCTCCACCGTGCCGTGGCTGCTCGTCCTGTTTGGCGGGGGCCTGTTTGTTGGCAACACGCTCGGTGGCAAGGCTGCTGACAAAAACGTCGACAAGACGCTGCTCGTGGTTTTGTCGATGCTGATGCTGATCCTGGTTCTGTTCGCACTGACGGCCACCAACCAAATCACGACCATCGCCTCCCTGTTCCTGATGGGCGGGTTTGGTTTCGCCACTGTCCCCGGACTGCAAATGCGGGTCATGAAATATGCGACGGCGGCCCCCACCCTCGCATCCGGCGCCAACATTGGTGCGTTCAACATAGGCAACGCGTTGGGAGCCTGGCTCGGCGGCGTGACCATCACGGCCGGGCTTGGCTATACGTCACCGATTTGGGCAGGTGCCGGGCTGACAGTGCTTGCCATCATCGTCATGGCCTTCGCGGCCGCCAATGGCAGGAAGCTTGCCGCGTCAGAACCCCGGCCGGCAGGTGCCGTCGAACCCGAGCCGGCCCACGCCGTCGTCCCTTCA